atttctgCTCTGCTAAACGAGTCATCTGCATCTTGTCCACATGATTGAAAGTAATAATTCTCTTACCAATTAAAGAGAAAAGCATACTACTTTTTGTACCACAACGCAGATTGCTTAGGCTTTGGTAAAAATAGAAAATAGAGAAGCAATTTTGAGTCCTGGTAAACACCATTGCCAAATCCTGATGGTTTGTGAGACTCATGCTGGTTTATTGGGTAAGTACTAGATGCAATTCTCTGAGTTCGGAGGTCCTTTGTAGTGTTGTAACAATAATCTGTAGTCTAGTTGGTGATTAATACTGAGTAATGTGGTGATGCAGGCAATGGCCCAGGTTGGAGGCCTGGTTATGCTACAACCTGAGGTAGGCGGCTCCCGTGAGAATTTTTTCTTTGCTGGAATCGACAAAGTGAGATTCCGGAAGCCAGTGATTGCAGGGGACACCCTAGTCATGAGAATGACACTAATCAAATTGCAAAAACGCTTTGGAATAGCAAAAATGGAAGGGAAGGCTTATGTGGGTGGTGACCTGGTTTGTGAGGGCGAATTTCTAATGGCTACAGGATCTGGAAGCGAGTGATGGTTGATTGCCAAGCAAATCTCTTCATGTGCCTCATTTCTTTCCGGGGAATCAAAGATGTCCTTTTTGTCCTTTTTGGCGTCTAAGGTACCCAGTCTTTGGAACTCCACCggcatctttttttttgtttgtgttcCAAGTTCCTTCTTCAGAAGCTTATGATCTGAAATAATTTGATCTTGTGAGCGAAGACTAAATTTTCTGGAGAAAACATGTTAGCGAATCCTATGTTTAATCTTCACTGTACCAGTCTTTTCTGATATAAGTTTTTATTAATCCTTTAGTCAAATATACCTTCCACCTGGTTCTGGATATTGCCTATTTGCCTGTGAGAAGCTTAATTAGCTAAAATCGAACAGAAATGACAATTATGGTAATAATATCATCCATGTTTAAGTTAGTCTgaatttagtaatttatattatgGGAAATTACTCAATTTTGAACATTATCATCCTATATATTGCTACATTATCCATCTCTACATCCAGCATTGGCATGAGCTTAATGCaaaagataatataatataaattaatattaatcAAAGAGAAATTATttgattgttcttcatttaaatgtaaaagataatataatataattaatataataataataataataataataataataataataataataataataataataataataataaagccaTTCATTAATTCCATTGCATTATCCACTTAGCTGTCTCATCTACCACGTGCTTAAATTGTACTCCTCTTTACGCTTTCTATTACCTTCTGCTGAAGCTTCACGTGACCACATATTAGGCGGGTCTTCTTATCACAAGTCTTTTCCCAGCCGTTGGATTGCTCGTCGTCTCATCCGACAGCCGGCGCTCTCCGCATCCATCGCCATGTAGAAAAGGGTATGTTGGTCATTTGGCGCATGGGTTCCGTACAGCTGCGAAGACGTGCGGCGGCTATGACCCAGCACGTGCCGAGGGAGAGCTGCCGCGCGCGCTCTGGCCGTCGTGCTGGGTTGACCGGAGACACTCCCAGGCCCGGGGCGCCCGCCGGTCCCCCGCCACCCCCTTCCGCACGCGCACGCGCACGCGCCGCCCGAGCATTGCGCCACACGTCGACCATGGTTCTTCGTGCGCGCGGATAAGCTCTCGGTTGGTATCGGACAAGATTCAGTTCACCGGCGTGGCATCTTGTGATTAGCTTATGCTAGCTGTCTGCTGCGTCGGAGTCGGTCCCAGTCAATCCTCGACGGCGTGGTCTTCAGGGTTCGGAGGGGGGGGCCCCACCGCTCTGCACACCTGTCCGCTCCACAGATGTTTGACTCTCGCACGCTCGCTTTGACCCAACTCTTATCTGAGCCGTTCGGCCTGCGTCAATAGACGGCTTGGATGATCTCCAATTGCCGACATTTCAGGTTCGACCGAAACCAAAAGGTTATCGTGCTCGAAGACCGCGCCCGCCGATTTATTACCTTCTCGGTGTACGACAACCGTTCGATCAGCGCTCCCCGACGAGATCTTGCACAGAGAGGCGGGGACGCACACGTGACACGGCGAAGCATAAAGTTCACGTAGAGAGCTCGGGTTAGCAACCGCACGTGTGGAGCGATAGCATAAGAGGGGCGTCTCCCCACCTCCCCGTGCTCACCGTAGAGGAAGCCTGCGCAAGCGAGCGAGGTCTGACAGCGGCAACCCAGCTGAGGCGGGTCGAGAGGAGGAGCTGTacgagagggaggaggaagaagaatttAGATTGGCGATGCCAGGGAGCGTGGCGCCGTTGGATCTGGCGGGGGTGACGATACCGCACCATTTCCGGTGCCCGATCTCGCTAGAGCTGATGCGGGATCCGGTGACGGTGTGCACGGGGCAGACGTATGACCGGGAGAGCATCGAGTCGTGGGTGGCTACGGGGAGCACCACGTGCCCCGTCACCCGCGCTCGGCTCGCGGACTTCACCCTCATCCCCAACCACACCCTCCGCCGCCTCATCCAGGACTGGTGCGTCGCCCACCGCTCCCTCGGGGTGGAACGCATCCCCACCCCCAAGCAGCCCGCCGATCCAGCCCTCATCCGGTCGCTCGTGGCGGCCGCCCGCTCTCAAGGCGGCGCGGCAGCCTCGCGCGTCGCTGCGCTCCGCCGGCTTGGTTCACTGGTGCGGGAGTCGGAGAAGAACCGGGTAGTGATCTCGACTGACGAGACCCGCTCGGCCCTCGTCGAGATAGCGTTCGAGGGAGAGGAATCAGGGTGCCCGGACGCGGACCAGCCAGCAATGGATGCAATGGCGGTGTTGTCGATGCTTTCGATGACGGAGGCCGAGAGCGCGGGGGTGGCGGCGAGACCAGAGCGGTTGCGCCGGCTGGGAGAGGTGGTAAGGGGGCACCCGTCGACGGAGGCTCGGATCAACGCGGCGACGGTGATCGAGGCGGTGGCTGCGGGGGCCCGGTCGGCGGAGACGCGAGCGGCGGTCGGTGGAACGGAGGGAGTGATGGAGGGGTTGGTGGAGCTCGTGGCGCAGCGTGGGAACGGGCGGGCGGGGCGAGTGGGGATCCGGGGGCTTTTCGCCCTGTGCCTGGCGAAGGAGAACCGAGGGCGCGCGTTGGCAGCTGGGGCAGCCGCGGCGGTAGTCGGGAGGGTGGCCGAGCTGGCGTCAAACGACGTGGAACGAGCGCTGGCGACGGTGGAGCTACTGTGCCGGGAGGACGGTGGCAGGGACGCGGTGGTGGCGGGATGGGGGGGAGGCGCGGTGGCAGTGGCGGCACTGGTGAGGGTGATGGCCGGGAAGGCGTCAGGGAGGGCGGCGGAGCACGCTGCGGCTGTGCTGGTGGCGGTGCTGGGGGGGTCAGAGGCTCTACACGCGGAGGCGGTGGCGGCCGGCGTGGTGGCCCATCTGCTGCTGATGGTGCAAGGCGGGTGCTCGGAGAGGGCAAAGAGGAAAGCGCAGCTCCTCCTAAAGCTCTTCCGCTCGGCATGGCCACGCCACGACACCATCTCCAACTCCGACGACTTCCTCCAGCCATTCTAAAAGTtcccacactctctctctctctctctaacctgTCGAACTCTTCTCTTCCATTTAGAAAGCAAGTCGATAGATTTTCATGTCCCCTTCCTCCTGAAAAGACGTCGAACGAAGAAAGGAGTGATATGGGATGGGAGACTTATGGTTGTGACGTATGGAGATAAAACCACCATCTGTTTTGGTTGTCGGATGGGAGTGTAAGTATGGATTTTGGATTGAAATGGATGGGTCGATACCGCAATTTCCGTTACTCTGCTCTTGAAATCTGTGCATGTTCGTTCCCATGCTGTTCTTCATGATAAGttgttttctttattattttcttcttttcttttagctGAATTAAGTATACTTCAACCGAAAAGGAAGTACAAGAAAGTGGACGAAGAACAAAAGCTATTCTACTTTGCCTTGTTCGTGCAGAAGAATGAGAATGTTATCTTGAGCTCTGGAtatgagagaggaagaagaacagGTGCCATTATTGAGTGCTTTACCTTTTTGACTCTTGACTGGGTGAGAATGTCCAGTAAAGGGAGGATAAGTTGAGTACTGTTTGCATAAGATAGTAATCAGTGTTATAGGAATCGAGATACCGTTTAGAAAAGTGGAGGAGGCCGGAGCGGATTCGTTAATGCAGGGAACTGCCCCCATGTTTGAGAGATTCTCAACATGTTTGCGGGTTATCATTTGCAAACAAATCTAAGAATTTATTAAgaagttataaataaataaaaaattaaatatgcttaatttaactaatttttttttacctTGTATGGAGctcaataatgaaaaaaaaaagtattgaaTATATTCTTCAAAGTTGCTTGATTCCAAATTCTTGATGAGATTGTGAGGTGTCTCCATTCTGGAAAGTGACGCTCCCAGATATGAGAGGATCAAGTTGCAGTTACAATGACCACCAATCCAAGGGAAGAACCAAATGTCTCAGGATGGAGACACAAGGATGTTGACCGGCCGAGGACTGGAGCCTGTGACCTGCATGCACTGCCTACTTGCCTGCTTGGTGCATGCAGCACGCTTTTCAAAAAGGGGAGGGGAGTGTGGAATCATGGTGGTGGGCTGCAATGCTGGATGGTTCCTTTCAGTGTCCTTTCTCCACTGTCCTTGATTGCAAAATTGTCTT
The window above is part of the Musa acuminata AAA Group cultivar baxijiao chromosome BXJ1-1, Cavendish_Baxijiao_AAA, whole genome shotgun sequence genome. Proteins encoded here:
- the LOC135622439 gene encoding U-box domain-containing protein 26-like, encoding MPGSVAPLDLAGVTIPHHFRCPISLELMRDPVTVCTGQTYDRESIESWVATGSTTCPVTRARLADFTLIPNHTLRRLIQDWCVAHRSLGVERIPTPKQPADPALIRSLVAAARSQGGAAASRVAALRRLGSLVRESEKNRVVISTDETRSALVEIAFEGEESGCPDADQPAMDAMAVLSMLSMTEAESAGVAARPERLRRLGEVVRGHPSTEARINAATVIEAVAAGARSAETRAAVGGTEGVMEGLVELVAQRGNGRAGRVGIRGLFALCLAKENRGRALAAGAAAAVVGRVAELASNDVERALATVELLCREDGGRDAVVAGWGGGAVAVAALVRVMAGKASGRAAEHAAAVLVAVLGGSEALHAEAVAAGVVAHLLLMVQGGCSERAKRKAQLLLKLFRSAWPRHDTISNSDDFLQPF